One window from the genome of Deltaproteobacteria bacterium encodes:
- a CDS encoding apocarotenoid-15,15'-oxygenase, giving the protein MIVREQSPVVVTLQPSNHPYLNGAWTPQHTEVDATDLDVIEGAIPADLDGIYLRNSQNPAQQPLGIYFPFDGDGMIHQVDFRRGRADYRNRFVRTRGFQAEQEARHSLWRGLCDRGRDMSERPGVGPFDLLKDASSTDIKVHAGKALSMFYLCGEGYRLDPNTLETLGIEGWVPIDGLSAHSRVDENTGELMFFNYSNRAPHMHYGVVDKHNRVLTYFPVQLPGPRMPHDMAFTEHWSILNDLPLFTDAEAVARKSRKMTMHWDVPSRFALVPRRGPADGIRWFEAAPTYVQHWVNAYEDGDEVILDGYFQEDPLPKPPEGTSGGLGNMLATIDLHLVKSRLQRWRFNLATGMTREERLDDRILEFGTFNQRHAGKKYRFAYSCTFEPGWFLFKGWVKHDLQTGKSWEFKLPPGVYCSESPFAPRLGAVEEDDGYVVSFLIDENTKTSECWVLDAKRIQDGPIARVALPHKISSGTHSCWAGRELLGAR; this is encoded by the coding sequence ATGATCGTCAGAGAACAGTCGCCAGTTGTCGTAACTTTACAGCCAAGCAATCACCCCTACCTCAACGGCGCTTGGACGCCTCAGCACACCGAGGTCGATGCAACCGACCTCGACGTCATTGAAGGTGCGATCCCGGCGGACCTGGATGGAATCTACCTGCGCAACAGTCAGAACCCAGCGCAGCAGCCGCTTGGGATCTATTTCCCCTTCGACGGGGACGGCATGATTCATCAGGTCGACTTCCGCCGCGGGCGAGCGGACTATCGCAATCGCTTTGTCCGCACACGAGGGTTTCAAGCGGAGCAGGAAGCGAGGCATTCGCTTTGGAGGGGACTCTGCGATCGCGGTCGCGACATGTCGGAGCGGCCGGGAGTAGGCCCCTTCGATCTTTTGAAGGACGCATCCAGTACCGACATCAAGGTGCACGCTGGCAAAGCACTGTCGATGTTTTACCTGTGTGGCGAAGGCTACCGCCTGGACCCGAATACACTGGAAACGCTGGGAATCGAGGGCTGGGTGCCGATTGACGGTCTCTCTGCTCACTCGCGAGTCGACGAGAACACCGGCGAGCTCATGTTCTTCAACTACTCGAACCGTGCGCCTCACATGCATTACGGAGTCGTCGACAAGCACAATCGCGTTCTCACGTACTTTCCCGTGCAACTACCGGGTCCGCGCATGCCGCACGACATGGCCTTCACCGAGCACTGGTCAATCTTGAACGACTTGCCGCTTTTCACCGATGCCGAGGCCGTGGCCCGCAAGAGTCGCAAGATGACGATGCATTGGGATGTGCCCTCACGCTTCGCACTGGTGCCCCGTCGCGGACCGGCCGACGGCATCCGCTGGTTCGAGGCCGCGCCGACCTACGTGCAACATTGGGTGAATGCATACGAAGACGGCGACGAAGTGATCCTCGATGGCTATTTCCAGGAAGATCCGTTGCCTAAGCCGCCTGAGGGTACCTCCGGGGGACTCGGCAACATGCTGGCAACAATCGACCTGCATCTCGTCAAGAGCCGACTGCAGCGCTGGCGCTTCAATCTCGCAACTGGGATGACACGCGAGGAGCGGCTGGACGACCGTATCTTGGAGTTTGGCACCTTCAATCAACGCCATGCTGGCAAGAAATACCGCTTTGCGTACTCATGCACCTTCGAGCCCGGCTGGTTCCTGTTCAAAGGCTGGGTCAAACACGACCTGCAAACCGGCAAGAGCTGGGAGTTCAAGTTGCCGCCCGGCGTCTATTGCAGCGAGTCGCCGTTCGCGCCGCGCCTGGGAGCAGTGGAGGAGGACGACGGCTACGTCGTCAGTTTCCTGATCGACGAAAATACCAAAACTTCAGAATGCTGGGTGCTCGACGCGAAGCGTATCCAGGACGGTCCGATCGCTCGCGTGGCACTGCCGCATAAGATTTCGAGTGGAACGCATTCGTGCTGGGCCGGAAGAGAGCTGCTCGGCGCTCGTTGA